In one window of Streptomyces griseus subsp. griseus DNA:
- a CDS encoding DUF6126 family protein, whose translation MSERDSGSDSESWKARGVALRVFVYIFATHLFAGFIWILFYVGGHADK comes from the coding sequence ATGAGCGAGAGAGACAGCGGCAGCGACAGCGAGAGCTGGAAGGCGCGGGGCGTCGCCCTGCGCGTCTTCGTCTACATCTTCGCGACGCACCTCTTCGCGGGCTTCATCTGGATCCTCTTCTACGTGGGCGGGCACGCGGACAAATAG
- the trpS gene encoding tryptophan--tRNA ligase, whose amino-acid sequence MTATVTTAPAELRSAGLEHRIAQDPGRFRVLTGDRPTGPLHLGHYFGTLRNRVRLQDLGVDVMILIPDYQVLTDRDTAERLGEYTDGLLLDHLALGIDPARSTVFNHSAVPALNQLLLPFLSLVSVAELSRNPTVKDEIAHSRQSAVSGLMLTYPVHQAADILSCKGNVVPVGQDQLPHLELTRTIARRFNERYGNLFPEPDALLSAAPLLLGTDGTKMSKSRANSIPLGATADETARLIKGATTDADRHITYDPDTRPGVSSLVLLAALCLERDPHEVAAEIGSGGAAALKRTVTDAVNSHLAPYRARRAAYTADLTYVRSVLRTGNERANALAETTLEEVREAMSTFR is encoded by the coding sequence ATGACCGCGACCGTGACCACCGCCCCCGCCGAACTCCGCAGCGCCGGCCTGGAGCATCGCATCGCCCAGGACCCCGGCCGCTTCCGGGTCCTTACCGGCGACCGCCCCACCGGCCCCCTCCACCTCGGCCACTACTTCGGCACCCTGCGCAACCGGGTCCGCCTCCAGGACCTCGGCGTCGACGTCATGATCCTCATCCCCGACTACCAGGTCCTCACCGACCGGGACACCGCCGAGCGACTGGGGGAGTACACCGACGGGCTGCTCCTCGATCATCTGGCCCTCGGTATCGACCCCGCCCGGTCCACCGTCTTCAACCACAGCGCCGTCCCCGCGCTCAACCAGCTCCTGCTGCCCTTCCTGAGCCTCGTCTCGGTCGCGGAGCTGAGCCGGAACCCCACGGTCAAGGACGAGATCGCGCACTCCCGGCAGTCGGCGGTCAGCGGGCTGATGCTCACCTACCCGGTCCACCAGGCGGCCGACATCCTCTCCTGCAAGGGCAACGTGGTCCCGGTCGGCCAGGACCAGCTGCCCCACCTCGAACTCACCCGGACCATCGCCCGCCGCTTCAACGAGCGGTACGGGAACCTCTTCCCGGAACCCGACGCCCTGCTCTCCGCCGCGCCCCTCCTCCTCGGCACCGACGGCACCAAGATGAGCAAGAGCCGCGCCAACTCCATCCCCCTCGGCGCCACCGCCGACGAGACGGCCCGCCTGATCAAGGGCGCGACCACGGACGCCGACCGGCACATCACCTACGACCCCGACACCCGCCCCGGCGTCTCCTCCCTGGTCCTGCTGGCCGCGCTCTGCCTGGAGCGGGACCCGCACGAGGTGGCGGCGGAGATCGGCAGCGGCGGAGCTGCCGCCCTCAAGCGGACGGTGACCGACGCGGTCAACAGCCACCTGGCGCCCTACCGGGCCCGGCGGGCGGCGTACACGGCGGACCTCACGTACGTACGGTCCGTCCTGCGCACCGGCAACGAGCGGGCGAACGCGCTCGCGGAGACCACGCTGGAGGAGGTACGGGAGGCGATGAGCACGTTCAGGTAG
- a CDS encoding LLM class flavin-dependent oxidoreductase: MQFGIFTVGDVTTDPTTGRTPTENERIKATLAIARKAEEVGLDVFATGEHHNPPFVPSSPTTTLGYIAARTENLILSTSTTLITTNDPVKIAEDYATLQHLADGRVDLMMGRGNTGPVYPWFGKDIRQGIPMAIENYALLHQLWREDVVDWEGKFRTPLQSFTATPRPLDGVPPFVWHGSIRSPEIAEQAAYYGDGFFHNNIFWPMEHTKKMVSLYRRRYAHYGHGTAEQAIVGLGGQVFMRKNSQDAVREFRPYFDNAPVYGHGPSLEEFTRETPLTVGSPQEVIERTLTFRDAVGDYQRQLFLMDHAGLPLKTVLEQLDILGEEVVPVLRKEFANLRPAGVPESAPVHPAVAAARTSRTSGTSSRAPEKTSRTPEKKGA; the protein is encoded by the coding sequence ATGCAGTTCGGGATCTTCACCGTCGGAGACGTCACCACCGACCCGACCACCGGCCGGACGCCCACCGAGAACGAGCGGATCAAGGCGACCCTGGCCATCGCGCGGAAGGCCGAGGAGGTCGGCCTGGACGTCTTCGCGACCGGCGAGCACCACAACCCGCCGTTCGTCCCGTCCTCCCCGACGACGACGCTCGGCTACATCGCCGCCCGCACCGAGAACCTGATCCTGTCCACGTCCACCACCCTGATCACCACCAACGACCCAGTGAAGATCGCCGAGGACTACGCCACCCTCCAGCACCTCGCGGACGGCCGCGTCGACCTGATGATGGGCCGTGGCAACACCGGCCCGGTCTACCCGTGGTTCGGCAAGGACATCCGCCAGGGCATCCCGATGGCCATCGAGAACTACGCCCTGCTGCACCAGCTGTGGCGCGAGGACGTCGTGGACTGGGAGGGCAAGTTCCGTACGCCGCTCCAGTCCTTCACCGCCACCCCGCGCCCGCTGGACGGCGTCCCGCCGTTCGTCTGGCACGGCTCCATCCGCTCCCCCGAGATCGCGGAACAGGCCGCGTACTACGGGGACGGGTTCTTCCACAACAACATCTTCTGGCCGATGGAGCACACGAAGAAGATGGTCTCGCTGTACCGGCGGCGTTACGCCCACTACGGTCACGGCACCGCCGAACAGGCCATCGTCGGGCTCGGCGGCCAGGTGTTCATGCGGAAGAACTCGCAGGACGCGGTACGGGAGTTCCGCCCGTACTTCGACAACGCGCCGGTCTACGGCCACGGCCCGTCCCTGGAGGAGTTCACCCGCGAGACCCCGCTGACGGTGGGCTCCCCGCAGGAGGTCATCGAGCGGACGCTGACCTTCCGGGACGCGGTCGGCGACTACCAGCGGCAGCTGTTCCTGATGGACCACGCGGGACTCCCGCTGAAGACGGTCCTGGAGCAGTTGGACATCCTCGGCGAGGAAGTCGTGCCCGTGCTGCGCAAGGAGTTCGCCAACCTGCGGCCGGCCGGTGTGCCGGAATCCGCGCCCGTCCACCCGGCGGTCGCCGCCGCCCGCACCTCCCGGACCTCCGGGACGAGCTCCCGTGCGCCCGAGAAGACCTCCCGTACACCCGAGAAGAAGGGGGCATGA
- a CDS encoding FMN reductase, with product MFTTAPLRVVAVSAGLSQPSSTRLLADRLAAATRERLAAEQDRNVEVHVVELRDLAVDIAHHLVSGFPSAKLREAIDAVTEADGLIAVTPVFTASYSGLFKSFFDLVDHTALTGKPVVIAATGGTARHSLVLEHALRPLFAYLRAVTVPTSVYAASEDWGSSGDEYTEGLPSRIRRAGGELASAVLGRTVSGASRTPGLDDGEDAVVPFEQQLADLRVD from the coding sequence GTGTTCACCACCGCTCCCCTGCGCGTCGTGGCCGTATCGGCCGGGCTCAGCCAGCCGTCCTCCACCCGGCTGCTGGCCGACCGGCTGGCCGCCGCCACCCGCGAGCGCCTCGCTGCCGAGCAGGACCGGAATGTCGAGGTCCACGTGGTCGAACTCCGCGACCTCGCCGTGGACATCGCCCACCACCTGGTCAGCGGGTTCCCGTCGGCCAAGCTGCGGGAGGCGATCGACGCGGTGACGGAGGCGGACGGGCTGATCGCCGTGACACCGGTGTTCACCGCCTCGTACAGCGGTCTGTTCAAGTCGTTCTTCGACCTGGTCGACCACACGGCGCTGACCGGCAAGCCCGTCGTGATCGCCGCGACGGGCGGTACGGCCCGCCACTCGCTGGTCCTGGAGCACGCGCTGCGCCCGCTCTTCGCCTATCTGCGGGCCGTCACCGTACCGACGTCCGTCTACGCCGCCTCCGAGGACTGGGGCTCCTCCGGCGACGAGTACACCGAGGGCCTGCCGTCCCGGATCCGCCGCGCGGGCGGCGAGCTGGCCTCGGCGGTCCTGGGCCGCACGGTCTCCGGGGCCTCCCGGACGCCGGGCCTGGACGACGGGGAGGACGCGGTCGTCCCCTTCGAGCAGCAGCTCGCGGACCTGCGGGTGGACTGA
- a CDS encoding universal stress protein — translation MGRIVVGVDGSDPSIKALHWAVRQAELTGDTVEAVNSWEYPATSWASMMPGLPADFDPQELATVSLNEALEEALGAEGAAAISKIVVIGNPAQSLLDRARGANLLVVGARGRSGLKATLLGSVSLHVAQHSPCPVTVVRD, via the coding sequence ATGGGCAGGATCGTCGTGGGTGTGGACGGGTCCGATCCCTCGATCAAGGCACTGCACTGGGCCGTACGCCAGGCCGAGCTGACCGGTGACACCGTGGAGGCCGTGAACAGCTGGGAGTATCCCGCGACCAGCTGGGCCTCGATGATGCCGGGCCTGCCGGCGGACTTCGACCCGCAGGAGCTGGCCACCGTCTCCCTCAACGAGGCGCTGGAGGAGGCGCTCGGCGCCGAAGGAGCGGCCGCGATCAGCAAGATCGTGGTCATCGGCAACCCCGCCCAGTCGCTGCTGGACCGCGCCAGGGGCGCCAACCTGCTCGTCGTGGGCGCCCGTGGCCGCAGCGGTCTCAAGGCGACGCTGCTCGGCTCGGTCAGCCTCCACGTCGCGCAGCACTCGCCGTGCCCGGTCACGGTGGTGCGCGACTGA